Proteins encoded within one genomic window of Candidatus Brevundimonas colombiensis:
- a CDS encoding HAD hydrolase-like protein, which yields MSITTVGLDADDTLWHNETIFRLTHARFVDLLSDHGDEAAIEARLAETEQRNLRLYGYGVKGFTLSMIETAMELTGGAAPPHVVREILAAGREMLAHPVETLPGVDEVIAELADKYRLVLITKGDLMDQERKLAASGLGERFSAVEIVSEKDSATYQRAFARHGTGAAEAVMAGNSMKSDVLPAIAAGAFGVHIPYAVTWAHELADAPENEPRYVSLARIDELPDWIAAVQC from the coding sequence ATGAGCATCACCACGGTCGGCCTGGATGCCGACGACACCCTTTGGCACAACGAGACGATCTTTCGCCTGACCCACGCGCGATTCGTCGATCTGCTGTCCGACCACGGCGACGAGGCGGCCATCGAGGCGCGCCTGGCCGAGACCGAGCAGCGCAATCTCCGCCTCTACGGCTATGGCGTGAAAGGCTTCACCCTGTCGATGATCGAGACGGCGATGGAGCTGACGGGCGGCGCCGCGCCGCCCCACGTCGTGCGTGAAATCCTGGCCGCCGGCCGCGAAATGCTGGCCCACCCCGTCGAGACCCTGCCCGGCGTGGACGAGGTGATCGCCGAACTGGCCGACAAATACCGCCTCGTTCTGATCACCAAGGGCGACCTGATGGACCAGGAGCGCAAGCTGGCCGCGTCCGGCCTGGGGGAACGGTTCAGCGCCGTCGAGATCGTGTCGGAAAAGGACAGCGCCACCTATCAGCGCGCCTTCGCCCGTCACGGCACCGGCGCCGCAGAGGCCGTCATGGCCGGCAACTCGATGAAGTCCGACGTCCTGCCCGCCATCGCCGCCGGCGCCTTCGGCGTCCACATCCCCTACGCCGTCACCTGGGCCCACGAACTCGCCGACGCGCCCGAGAACGAGCCCCGCTACGTCTCCCTGGCCCGCATCGACGAACTGCCCGACTGGATCGCCGCGGTCCAATGTTGA